In the Pseudolabrys taiwanensis genome, one interval contains:
- a CDS encoding extensin family protein yields the protein MKIGSGVVQISPIEGPGMCGADFPLKVSALGEGNAAIGYAGEELRPPGAIPRGSMPNFPPSQPAYAPPPSRPAPPPIEGQGMRWVPGPQGIDAPQTTAPAGQPMSISPPGVAQPEPSQVMPESEPEASEPDDIPDDAVVPGRGRQPAPRPQPAYNAPVYQPPQQRPALGPQRPLGPAPSATLKPTATLACPLVSALDRWVSGGVQPAAMRWFGQPVVEIKQISAYSCRGMVGAGTNHISEHAFGNALDIAGFTLADGRHISVMKGWRGTPEEQGFLHDVQLYACDTFTTVLAPGYNAAHYNHIHVDLMRRASGRRPCRPNAIPGEIVAAKARAIYAAKGKGDYTGSVKAQISIGDLIKGLPEAHPGEDGFVADEDDDTTGSVPEPEAPKAAKSSGGWFSNLFGGSSKPARKTTRGQDRMTGSY from the coding sequence GTGAAGATCGGCAGCGGGGTCGTGCAGATCTCGCCGATCGAAGGCCCCGGCATGTGCGGCGCCGATTTCCCGCTCAAGGTCTCGGCGCTCGGCGAAGGCAATGCCGCGATCGGCTATGCCGGCGAGGAACTGCGCCCGCCCGGCGCGATCCCGCGCGGGTCGATGCCGAATTTTCCGCCGAGCCAGCCGGCTTACGCGCCGCCGCCGAGCCGGCCCGCGCCGCCGCCGATCGAAGGGCAGGGCATGCGCTGGGTGCCCGGACCGCAGGGCATCGACGCGCCGCAAACGACGGCGCCCGCCGGCCAGCCGATGTCGATCTCGCCGCCGGGCGTCGCCCAGCCCGAGCCGTCCCAGGTCATGCCGGAGTCGGAGCCCGAGGCGAGCGAGCCCGACGACATTCCCGACGATGCCGTGGTGCCCGGGCGCGGCCGTCAGCCCGCGCCGCGGCCGCAGCCCGCCTACAACGCGCCGGTCTATCAGCCGCCGCAGCAGCGCCCGGCGCTCGGCCCACAGCGGCCGCTGGGACCGGCGCCCTCGGCCACGCTCAAGCCCACCGCGACGCTTGCCTGCCCGCTGGTGTCGGCGCTCGACCGCTGGGTCAGTGGCGGCGTGCAGCCGGCGGCGATGCGCTGGTTCGGCCAGCCGGTGGTCGAAATCAAACAGATCTCCGCTTACTCGTGCCGCGGCATGGTCGGCGCCGGCACCAACCACATCTCCGAGCATGCCTTCGGCAACGCGCTCGACATCGCCGGCTTCACGCTGGCCGACGGCCGGCATATCTCGGTGATGAAAGGCTGGCGCGGCACGCCGGAAGAGCAGGGCTTCCTGCACGACGTGCAGCTCTATGCCTGCGACACGTTCACCACGGTGCTGGCGCCCGGCTACAACGCCGCGCACTACAACCACATCCATGTCGACCTGATGCGCCGCGCGTCGGGCCGCCGGCCGTGCCGGCCCAACGCCATTCCGGGTGAGATCGTCGCCGCCAAGGCGCGCGCGATCTACGCCGCGAAGGGCAAGGGCGACTACACCGGCTCGGTCAAAGCGCAGATCTCGATCGGCGACCTCATCAAGGGCTTGCCGGAAGCGCATCCGGGTGAAGACGGCTTCGTCGCCGACGAGGACGACGACACCACCGGTTCGGTCCCGGAGCCGGAAGCGCCCAAGGCCGCCAAGAGCAGCGGCGGCTGGTTCTCCAACCTGTTCGGCGGATCGTCCAAGCCGGCACGCAAGACCACGCGCGGCCAGGACCGGATGACCGGTTCGTACTAG
- the ubiA gene encoding 4-hydroxybenzoate octaprenyltransferase has translation MSGIAGRVADSTGNWVDSLAPAVTRPYLRLARLDRPIGSWLLLMPCWWSAGLAGMHEGRLPSLWHIVLFFVGAFAMRGAGCTWNDLADRNLDGMVERTRSRPIPSGQVSVKQALVFLLAQALVGLLVLLQFNGFTVFMGFASLLVVAIYPFMKRITYWPQIVLGLAFSWGALMGWPAAFGRLDWPAVILYLGSICWVIAYDTIYAHQDREDDMMIGIKSTALLFQERTQPMLASFYAAAVVLIAVAGLMAGGGTIFLVGMLLFAAHLAWQVMRLDINDPAHCLMLFKSNRDAGLILFGAMLLDAVV, from the coding sequence ATGAGCGGCATCGCCGGACGGGTCGCCGATTCGACCGGCAACTGGGTCGACAGCCTCGCGCCGGCCGTCACGCGGCCCTATCTGCGCCTCGCCCGCCTCGACCGGCCCATCGGCTCGTGGCTGCTGCTGATGCCCTGCTGGTGGTCGGCGGGACTTGCCGGCATGCACGAAGGCCGCCTCCCGAGCCTGTGGCATATCGTCCTGTTCTTCGTCGGCGCCTTCGCCATGCGCGGCGCCGGCTGCACCTGGAACGATCTCGCCGACCGCAATCTCGACGGCATGGTCGAACGCACGCGCTCGCGGCCCATTCCCTCCGGTCAGGTGAGCGTGAAGCAGGCGCTGGTCTTCCTGCTGGCGCAGGCGCTGGTCGGCCTGCTGGTGCTGCTGCAGTTCAACGGCTTCACCGTCTTCATGGGCTTCGCATCGCTGCTCGTCGTCGCGATCTATCCGTTCATGAAGCGCATCACCTATTGGCCGCAGATTGTCCTGGGCCTCGCCTTCTCCTGGGGCGCGCTGATGGGCTGGCCGGCGGCGTTCGGCCGTCTCGATTGGCCGGCGGTGATCCTCTACCTCGGCTCGATCTGCTGGGTGATCGCCTACGACACGATCTACGCGCATCAGGACCGCGAGGACGACATGATGATCGGCATCAAGTCGACGGCCCTGCTGTTCCAGGAGCGCACGCAGCCGATGCTGGCGAGCTTCTACGCGGCCGCCGTAGTGCTGATCGCCGTTGCCGGACTGATGGCCGGCGGCGGCACGATCTTCCTTGTCGGCATGCTCCTCTTCGCCGCGCATCTCGCCTGGCAGGTCATGCGCCTCGACATCAACGACCCGGCGCATTGCCTGATGCTGTTCAAGTCGAACCGCGACGCGGGGCTGATCCTGTTCGGCGCGATGCTGCTCGACGCCGTCGTCTAG
- a CDS encoding 16S rRNA (uracil(1498)-N(3))-methyltransferase codes for MPRYDFRTPRVHVEAPLTAGQAVAFDREQVNYLANVLRLKDGDAVLLFNGRDGEWGARLTFAGKRALAATPEEQLRGQPRPGDLHFLFAPLKHARLDYMVQKAVEMGASRIQPVLTQHTQVTRINRERMQANAIEAAEQCGVLAVPEIGEPLSFERAAAADDRLLVFCDEDAEVKDPVAALEAVRRPVPIAVLIGPEGGFSEAERATLLKRPNTVRLSLGPRILRADTAAVAALAVVQAVLGDWRDAP; via the coding sequence ATGCCCCGTTACGATTTCCGCACACCCCGGGTCCACGTCGAAGCGCCGCTTACCGCCGGGCAGGCGGTCGCCTTCGACCGCGAGCAGGTGAACTACCTCGCCAATGTGCTGCGGCTGAAAGACGGCGACGCGGTGCTGCTGTTCAATGGGCGTGACGGCGAATGGGGCGCGCGGCTGACGTTCGCCGGCAAGCGCGCGCTCGCGGCCACGCCCGAAGAGCAACTGCGCGGCCAACCGCGCCCGGGCGACCTGCATTTCCTGTTCGCGCCGCTCAAGCACGCCCGTCTCGACTACATGGTGCAGAAGGCCGTGGAGATGGGCGCATCGCGCATCCAGCCGGTGCTGACTCAGCACACGCAAGTCACCCGCATCAATCGCGAGCGCATGCAGGCCAATGCCATCGAGGCGGCCGAGCAATGCGGCGTGCTGGCGGTGCCGGAGATCGGCGAGCCTCTGAGCTTCGAGCGCGCGGCGGCCGCCGATGATCGTCTGCTGGTGTTCTGCGATGAGGATGCCGAGGTGAAGGATCCGGTGGCCGCGCTCGAAGCGGTGCGCAGGCCGGTCCCGATCGCGGTGCTGATCGGGCCCGAAGGCGGCTTCTCCGAGGCGGAGCGCGCGACGCTGCTCAAGCGTCCGAACACCGTGCGCCTGTCGCTCGGCCCGCGCATTCTGCGGGCCGACACCGCCGCGGTGGCCGCGCTCGCCGTGGTGCAGGCGGTACTGGGAGATTGGCGCGACGCGCCGTGA
- a CDS encoding ribonuclease T2 family protein: MLRRRIRLAVQSTAIAVSFVFLFAVVAFAQTDRRQNAPGQFDFYVLSLSWSPSYCEAARERSPDRAPDQQCAGRPYSFVVHGLWPQYEKGFPSYCQVPAPRLNRNIVGSALEMMPSPRLVFHEWDRHGTCSGLSPNAYFEAMRKARAVVKIPEDYLALAKPITVNPGQVVDAFLEANPGLTRSNIAVGCDRKRLTEVRVCLTREFGFRDCGEITRRACRLNKVTMPAVRGGAANAAEP; encoded by the coding sequence ATGCTCCGTCGCCGCATTCGTTTGGCGGTTCAAAGCACGGCAATCGCTGTCAGCTTCGTTTTTCTCTTTGCCGTCGTCGCCTTCGCCCAGACCGATCGCCGCCAGAACGCGCCGGGGCAGTTCGATTTCTATGTGCTGTCTCTGTCGTGGTCACCGTCCTATTGCGAAGCCGCGCGCGAACGCTCGCCGGATCGCGCACCGGATCAACAATGCGCCGGGCGTCCGTATTCCTTCGTGGTGCACGGTCTGTGGCCGCAATACGAAAAGGGCTTTCCTTCGTATTGTCAGGTGCCGGCGCCGCGGCTCAATCGCAATATCGTCGGCAGCGCGCTTGAAATGATGCCGAGCCCGCGGCTCGTTTTTCACGAGTGGGATCGTCACGGCACCTGTTCGGGACTTTCGCCGAACGCGTATTTCGAAGCGATGCGCAAGGCGCGCGCGGTCGTGAAGATTCCCGAAGATTATCTCGCCCTGGCAAAGCCGATCACCGTCAATCCCGGCCAGGTCGTCGATGCTTTTCTCGAGGCCAACCCCGGGCTGACGCGCTCCAATATCGCGGTCGGTTGCGATCGTAAGCGGCTCACCGAGGTCCGCGTCTGCCTGACGCGCGAGTTCGGTTTTCGCGACTGCGGCGAGATCACGCGCCGCGCCTGTCGTCTGAACAAAGTGACGATGCCGGCGGTGCGCGGCGGTGCCGCCAATGCCGCCGAGCCCTAA
- a CDS encoding 23S rRNA (adenine(2030)-N(6))-methyltransferase RlmJ: MNYRHAFHAGSFADVFKHVVLCRILHHLREKPAAFRVLDTHAGAGLYDLTGTEASRGGEWHDGIEPLMAATLQEKLAELLAPYLDVIRALNDSDRLTAYPGSPALVRAWLRPQDRLIACELEPNAARSLAYHLQRDHRVKCLEIDGWTALSAYVPPKERRGLVLVDPPFERESDFTRLVHDFAAAHRKWATGIYALWYPIKGRPDADTLAKRLRRLGIGKILRAELIVTPLSDPTRLNGSGMIIVNPPWRLHEELTFMLPKLAGILGRQGKGSITLDWLAGETPGGQ, from the coding sequence GTGAACTATCGTCACGCCTTTCATGCCGGCAGCTTCGCCGATGTCTTCAAGCACGTGGTGCTCTGCCGTATTCTTCATCATCTGCGCGAGAAGCCGGCCGCCTTCCGCGTCCTCGATACGCATGCGGGCGCCGGCCTCTACGATCTGACCGGCACGGAAGCGAGCCGTGGCGGCGAATGGCACGACGGCATCGAACCGCTGATGGCGGCGACCTTGCAGGAGAAGTTGGCCGAGCTGCTCGCGCCTTATCTCGATGTGATCCGTGCGCTCAACGACAGCGACCGCCTCACCGCGTATCCCGGCTCGCCGGCGCTCGTGCGCGCCTGGCTGCGGCCGCAGGACCGGCTCATTGCCTGCGAACTCGAGCCCAACGCCGCCCGATCTCTCGCCTATCACCTGCAGCGCGATCACCGCGTGAAGTGTTTGGAGATCGACGGATGGACCGCGTTGTCGGCCTATGTGCCGCCGAAGGAGCGGCGCGGTCTCGTGCTGGTCGATCCGCCGTTCGAGCGGGAGAGCGATTTCACCCGCTTGGTCCACGATTTTGCTGCGGCGCACCGCAAATGGGCGACCGGCATCTACGCGCTCTGGTACCCGATCAAAGGGCGGCCGGACGCCGATACCTTGGCTAAGCGATTGCGCCGGCTTGGGATTGGTAAGATTCTACGGGCCGAATTGATCGTTACACCGCTGAGCGATCCGACGCGCCTCAATGGCTCGGGCATGATCATCGTCAATCCGCCGTGGCGCCTGCACGAAGAGCTTACTTTCATGCTCCCGAAATTGGCCGGTATTTTAGGACGGCAAGGCAAGGGCAGCATCACCTTGGACTGGCTTGCCGGTGAAACGCCCGGCGGCCAATGA
- a CDS encoding cold-shock protein — MAQAGVVKFFNGERGYGFIKPDDGGRDVFVHITAVEQAGLKSLNEGQRISFDVEPDKKGKGPKAVNLVITG, encoded by the coding sequence ATGGCACAAGCAGGTGTCGTTAAGTTCTTCAACGGCGAACGTGGCTATGGCTTCATCAAACCGGACGATGGCGGACGCGACGTGTTCGTTCACATCACCGCGGTCGAACAAGCCGGCCTCAAGAGCCTGAATGAAGGACAGCGGATCAGCTTCGACGTCGAGCCTGACAAGAAGGGCAAGGGTCCGAAGGCCGTCAATCTGGTCATCACCGGTTGA